A window of Haliscomenobacter hydrossis DSM 1100 contains these coding sequences:
- a CDS encoding response regulator: MKTNKTLLIIDDEVDVCTLLRRSFRGEFKIVEAAYLLNDALSLAERIHPDIVLLDNNLPDGQGIDFIQRFKSINPSMRIVVISAMDLHSEAIAAGANAFLGKPLKMEAIREAICA, from the coding sequence ATGAAAACCAATAAAACTTTGCTCATTATTGATGATGAAGTAGATGTATGTACGCTCTTAAGGCGCAGTTTCCGGGGAGAATTCAAAATTGTGGAAGCTGCGTATTTGCTGAATGACGCACTGAGCCTGGCCGAGCGCATTCACCCGGATATCGTTTTACTCGACAACAATCTGCCGGATGGCCAGGGTATCGATTTCATTCAGCGGTTTAAGTCCATTAATCCATCCATGCGCATTGTGGTCATCAGCGCCATGGACTTGCATAGCGAGGCCATAGCGGCCGGTGCCAATGCCTTTTTGGGCAAACCCTTGAAGATGGAAGCGATTCGGGAGGCGATTTGTGCGTGA
- a CDS encoding AAA-like domain-containing protein → MNNWKNPKIIVGNVAKGDFYFPRLDIEAQIWEELDKGSHILLAAPRRVGKTSVMLSMLENSPADTRCIFKNIQGVQSEEQFYQQFFESMLECLNKFQQGMGWFKDLFKRLNIQEINLEGVKFGDKKPLDYPEEIHRLLVKLSENKVKIVLFMDELPEVLNNLYKKQQIQEAKSILNNLRMWRQNPLFHGYFHLVLAGSVGVHHIVKIIEGRTADINDLSVIDFEALTKEEARQYLHWATGEATVQYNDALSEHLLSKIHYFIPYFINLLLDEINKAARKSQNPSISRADIDAAFDKVVKNSAHFEEWKNRIFDYYPKPEADFLNEVLTFIAHYGKISKQELYNLAVKHLLQNNYMTLVRDLENDGYLVEQGEHHIYISPFLQAFWKQDNPVYHGK, encoded by the coding sequence ATGAACAACTGGAAAAATCCTAAAATCATCGTAGGAAATGTCGCCAAAGGTGATTTTTACTTCCCTCGCTTGGACATTGAAGCCCAAATCTGGGAAGAACTAGACAAAGGGAGCCATATTTTATTGGCCGCTCCGCGCAGGGTCGGTAAAACCTCTGTCATGCTGTCCATGCTGGAAAACAGCCCCGCTGACACCCGTTGCATCTTCAAAAACATTCAGGGCGTTCAGTCGGAAGAGCAGTTTTACCAACAGTTTTTTGAATCCATGCTGGAATGTTTGAACAAATTTCAACAAGGCATGGGCTGGTTCAAAGATCTATTCAAGCGCCTGAACATTCAGGAAATCAACTTAGAGGGCGTGAAATTCGGTGATAAAAAACCGCTAGACTACCCTGAAGAAATCCATAGGCTGTTGGTCAAGTTGAGCGAGAACAAAGTCAAAATTGTACTTTTTATGGACGAATTGCCCGAAGTACTGAACAATCTCTACAAAAAACAACAGATACAAGAAGCTAAAAGTATTTTGAACAATTTGAGAATGTGGCGACAAAACCCGCTTTTTCACGGCTATTTTCATTTGGTTTTGGCAGGTTCAGTCGGAGTACATCACATCGTAAAAATCATCGAAGGGCGGACGGCGGACATCAACGATTTAAGCGTCATTGATTTTGAGGCATTGACGAAGGAGGAAGCCAGACAATACCTACATTGGGCAACTGGCGAGGCAACTGTACAATACAACGACGCCTTATCTGAGCACCTGCTGTCAAAAATCCACTATTTTATTCCTTATTTCATCAATTTGCTACTGGATGAAATCAACAAGGCCGCTCGTAAGTCGCAGAATCCAAGCATTTCCAGGGCGGATATTGACGCTGCTTTTGATAAAGTGGTGAAAAACAGCGCACATTTCGAGGAATGGAAAAACCGCATTTTTGACTATTACCCCAAACCGGAAGCTGATTTTTTAAACGAGGTGCTGACCTTTATCGCCCATTACGGGAAAATCAGCAAACAGGAACTCTACAACCTCGCCGTCAAACACCTATTGCAAAACAATTACATGACATTGGTCCGCGATCTGGAAAACGATGGCTACCTCGTGGAGCAGGGTGAGCACCACATTTACATTTCCCCTTTTTTACAAGCATTCTGGAAACAAGATAATCCTGTGTACCATGGAAAATAA
- a CDS encoding tetratricopeptide repeat protein — MENKQYASPMNFIDKLTLYQAANTSNAAIKKNFLVRIAEFELIIADLRSKKSKDPLQHELILGRRGSGKSTLLKRIQAEIEEDPDLKARYWAINLAEEQAGIYRLSDLWFEVLKELRYLSNTSNTLRDFDTFDSDTAYTRYLYAEIHHLLAEKGYKVVLLLDNLDRILENFNEDAHLFREFLINYNDLQIIGGSTRMDEHFWRYDKPFYDFFRIHRLEGLTFEEINHLLNHWSAVMELPELKDYALRHRGKIEAIRIFTNGLPRALQFFIEILLHDSTLYGFDYLKKIMDKATPLYQERLNNLTGQQRKIVLEMAFHYEACPTKVLVEKCRMEGKTIAAILNKLQEFGIVETLKTGNKNNLYRIAERFFNMWLIVTQGNPNQKRRARYLTHFVEAWYDPKELRDLAMAHIEDLKSGKIPYDKAFVLTKALTQSQFIGTTLRDELIDYTTKLDERNINNLELPRKFDEISKEISDFMSIKDYKSALEKLDEIENEEDGIKFWAKGLCYSGQNDYKNAEKHYRLAIEKGQFNASYSLANLYNRQSKTDLAEKHYLLAIEKGNVDSLTNLAVLYHEQDKTDLAEKYFLLAFENGYVDALYNLAILYHGRGKTDLAEKYYRLAIEKGDGDALFNLAVLYSEQSKTDLAEKHYLLAIEKGDINALNNLAYLYWETNQKKKKALQLIQQHAEKVDRALGNVLILEIWNGMFENVTEKTDGIFEKSQYEGLIDFIEALLWLGQTHLVLSFFESETHGDALRTRYELLYYATLILADKTEGNLLIKIPPETLPTVEDIVQKVKEKRAFYGVV; from the coding sequence ATGGAAAATAAACAGTACGCAAGCCCGATGAATTTTATTGACAAACTGACGCTCTATCAGGCTGCCAACACCAGCAATGCTGCCATCAAAAAGAATTTTTTGGTGCGCATTGCGGAATTTGAGTTGATCATTGCCGATTTGCGCTCTAAAAAAAGCAAAGACCCACTGCAACACGAACTCATTTTGGGTCGGCGGGGCAGCGGTAAGTCTACCTTGCTGAAGCGGATACAGGCAGAAATAGAGGAAGACCCCGATCTGAAGGCGCGCTATTGGGCCATCAACCTGGCAGAAGAGCAGGCGGGTATTTATCGCCTCTCCGACCTCTGGTTTGAAGTGCTCAAAGAACTCAGATACCTTTCAAACACATCCAACACCCTGCGCGATTTTGATACCTTCGACAGTGACACGGCCTACACCCGCTACCTCTACGCTGAGATACACCACCTTTTAGCAGAAAAAGGGTACAAAGTGGTGTTACTCTTGGACAATCTCGACCGCATTTTGGAAAACTTCAATGAAGACGCCCATTTGTTCCGCGAATTCCTGATCAACTACAACGACCTCCAGATTATCGGCGGCAGCACCCGCATGGACGAGCATTTTTGGCGATACGACAAGCCGTTTTACGATTTTTTCAGGATACACCGCCTGGAGGGGCTGACCTTTGAAGAGATAAACCACCTGCTCAACCACTGGAGCGCGGTCATGGAATTGCCCGAATTGAAGGATTATGCCCTGCGGCACCGTGGAAAAATAGAAGCCATTCGCATCTTTACCAACGGGTTGCCGCGCGCCTTGCAGTTTTTTATCGAAATACTCCTACACGATTCGACACTCTACGGCTTTGATTACCTGAAAAAAATCATGGACAAGGCCACACCCCTCTATCAGGAACGCCTGAACAACCTGACGGGACAACAACGCAAGATTGTGTTGGAAATGGCTTTCCATTACGAAGCCTGCCCTACAAAAGTATTGGTGGAAAAATGCCGGATGGAAGGCAAAACCATCGCCGCCATTTTGAATAAATTGCAGGAATTTGGCATCGTTGAAACCCTAAAAACGGGCAACAAAAACAACCTGTACCGCATCGCCGAGCGCTTTTTTAACATGTGGCTCATTGTGACCCAAGGCAACCCCAACCAAAAACGCCGCGCCCGCTACCTGACGCATTTTGTAGAAGCCTGGTATGATCCCAAAGAACTCCGAGACCTAGCTATGGCTCATATCGAAGACTTAAAGTCGGGCAAAATACCCTATGATAAAGCGTTTGTGTTGACCAAAGCCCTCACCCAATCGCAATTTATTGGCACGACTCTACGCGATGAACTGATAGATTACACCACGAAATTGGATGAAAGGAATATAAACAATCTTGAATTGCCCCGAAAATTTGACGAAATAAGCAAAGAAATAAGCGATTTCATGAGCATTAAAGATTATAAATCTGCCTTGGAAAAACTCGACGAAATAGAAAATGAAGAAGATGGAATTAAGTTTTGGGCTAAAGGCTTATGCTATAGCGGCCAGAATGACTATAAAAACGCGGAAAAACATTATCGATTAGCTATTGAAAAAGGTCAATTCAATGCTTCATATAGCTTGGCTAACTTATATAACCGTCAAAGCAAAACTGACTTGGCAGAAAAACATTATCTCTTAGCCATTGAAAAAGGGAATGTTGATTCTTTAACTAATCTGGCTGTTTTGTATCATGAACAAGACAAAACCGACCTAGCGGAAAAATATTTTCTCTTAGCCTTTGAAAATGGGTATGTAGATGCTTTATATAATCTAGCTATTTTGTATCATGGTCGAGGCAAAACTGATCTCGCAGAAAAATATTATCGCTTAGCCATTGAGAAAGGTGATGGAGATGCTTTATTTAACCTGGCTGTTTTGTATTCAGAACAAAGCAAAACCGACCTAGCGGAAAAACATTATCTCTTAGCCATTGAGAAAGGTGATATAAATGCTTTGAATAATCTAGCCTACTTGTATTGGGAAACCAATCAAAAGAAAAAAAAGGCTTTACAACTTATCCAACAACATGCCGAAAAAGTAGATCGTGCCTTAGGTAATGTACTCATCTTAGAAATATGGAATGGCATGTTTGAAAATGTAACGGAGAAAACAGATGGCATTTTTGAAAAAAGTCAGTACGAGGGTTTAATTGATTTCATCGAAGCCCTGCTATGGCTGGGCCAAACCCATCTTGTCCTGTCCTTCTTTGAGAGCGAAACACACGGTGATGCCTTGCGCACCCGCTACGAGTTGCTGTACTATGCCACCCTGATATTGGCTGATAAAACAGAAGGGAATTTATTGATCAAAATCCCGCCCGAAACCCTGCCTACCGTGGAGGACATCGTGCAAAAGGTGAAGGAAAAACGGGCGTTTTATGGTGTGGTGTAA
- a CDS encoding sodium:solute symporter: MNWIDWLVMLATLIGIAAFGIWRTRHIRSSETHMRGNDDLNWTVIGFNIMATQASAITFLSLPGQAYEDGMRFVQFYFGLPLAMIFLSIFVIPYFYKLKIYTAYEYLETRFGLNTRVFTASLFLIQRGFSTGLSFFAPSIVMSELLGWSLNFTILFIGGLILVYTYIGGFKAVSYTQTLQFAVIWLGLFLAAGLVFYQLPPDVHFVDAVNIAGKMGKINLVDFKFDLSSRYNIWSGIIGGAFLAISYFGTDQSQVARYLGGKSLAEGRMGLMLNGLIKVPMQFIILGVGVLVFVFYLFNQAPLHFNSNNVSRLSGSAAEQYKVLETQQEKVFEQRRLAVDGMMKAMRSGDDQQANLAQAEVQTLHATELQLREDARSLIKDHVPDAATKDTDYVFITYVLQYMPIGVIGLLLAMILAAACSSGASAINALATTTVIDLYQRLYKPAASDRHYLRMSKLFVVVWCLISLAFAFSAQLFDNLIQAVNIIGSIFYGVILGVFLTAFFLPKVKGRAAFLAAILTQIIVIVVYVMSEYKMSLNLFGWVIPVRVAYLWLNLIGCLLVMGIAAVLQGVMPEKEKEGVVG, from the coding sequence ATGAATTGGATCGACTGGCTGGTGATGCTGGCCACCCTCATCGGGATCGCAGCTTTTGGAATATGGAGAACCCGCCACATCCGTTCTTCGGAAACGCACATGCGGGGCAACGATGACTTGAATTGGACGGTCATCGGCTTCAATATTATGGCTACTCAGGCCAGTGCCATCACTTTCCTTTCCCTGCCCGGGCAAGCTTACGAAGATGGAATGCGCTTTGTGCAGTTTTATTTTGGCCTACCGCTGGCCATGATATTTTTGAGCATATTCGTCATTCCTTATTTTTACAAACTAAAAATCTACACCGCTTATGAATACCTCGAGACCCGGTTTGGACTCAATACGCGGGTATTTACGGCTTCCTTGTTTTTGATCCAGCGTGGTTTTTCCACCGGACTTTCCTTTTTTGCGCCTTCGATCGTGATGTCGGAGTTGCTGGGCTGGTCTTTAAATTTCACAATTTTATTCATCGGCGGCTTGATTTTGGTGTATACCTACATCGGAGGATTCAAAGCGGTGAGTTATACTCAAACCTTGCAATTTGCGGTGATTTGGTTGGGCCTATTTTTAGCCGCAGGTCTGGTGTTTTACCAATTGCCACCCGATGTACATTTTGTTGATGCGGTCAATATTGCGGGCAAAATGGGTAAAATCAACCTGGTAGACTTCAAATTTGATTTATCCAGTCGATACAACATCTGGTCGGGCATCATTGGAGGGGCGTTTTTGGCCATTTCCTATTTTGGTACCGATCAGTCGCAGGTAGCGCGTTATTTGGGTGGGAAGTCCTTGGCGGAGGGCCGAATGGGTTTGATGCTCAATGGCTTGATCAAAGTACCCATGCAGTTCATCATTCTGGGGGTAGGGGTACTCGTGTTTGTTTTTTACCTCTTCAACCAAGCGCCACTGCACTTCAATTCCAACAATGTAAGCCGCCTGAGTGGCAGTGCCGCCGAGCAGTATAAGGTATTGGAAACCCAGCAGGAAAAGGTTTTTGAACAACGGCGATTGGCGGTTGATGGCATGATGAAAGCCATGCGCAGTGGTGATGATCAGCAAGCCAATCTGGCGCAGGCGGAGGTACAAACCCTGCATGCTACAGAGCTACAACTGCGTGAAGATGCCAGAAGCCTGATCAAAGACCATGTGCCGGATGCGGCTACCAAGGATACCGACTACGTATTCATCACCTATGTGTTGCAATACATGCCCATTGGGGTGATCGGCTTGTTGCTGGCCATGATTTTGGCGGCGGCCTGCTCTTCCGGGGCCTCGGCCATCAATGCCCTGGCCACTACCACCGTGATTGACCTTTACCAACGCTTGTACAAACCTGCAGCCAGCGATCGGCATTATTTACGGATGTCGAAATTGTTTGTGGTGGTTTGGTGCTTGATTTCGTTGGCTTTTGCTTTTTCTGCTCAACTGTTCGACAACCTGATTCAGGCTGTAAACATCATCGGTTCGATCTTCTATGGGGTCATCTTGGGGGTGTTCCTGACGGCGTTTTTTCTACCCAAAGTCAAAGGTAGAGCGGCATTTCTGGCGGCCATTTTGACCCAAATCATCGTGATTGTGGTGTATGTGATGAGCGAGTACAAAATGAGCCTCAACCTGTTCGGTTGGGTGATTCCGGTGCGGGTAGCGTATCTGTGGTTGAACTTGATCGGGTGCTTGCTGGTGATGGGGATCGCAGCGGTGTTGCAAGGGGTGATGCCCGAGAAGGAGAAAGAGGGAGTGGTTGGGTAA
- a CDS encoding PIG-L family deacetylase, producing MQRRSIYFLLFVLILPFTTVRAQAPKRYTSGEIYEAIKKLNFLGSALYIAAHPDDENTLFISYLANERKANVAYLSLTRGDGGQNLIGPEIRELLGLLRTQELLAARRIDGGKQLFTRANDFGFSKNPAETFQTWDRNDVLGDVVWAIRQWQPDVIVNRFDHRTAGTTHGHHTASAVLSVEAFDLANNPQAYPEQLAYVKPWQPRRTFFNISWFFFGSRAAFEKADKSKLFSVEAGGYFPNLGKSNTEIAAESRSSHRCQGFGSMGTRGTSQEYFEFIKGDEPKSKTDLFEGINTTWTRVPGGAPIGVILAAVKAKFRFDNPVASVPELVKAYQLIDKLPDGYWKRVKLVEIKDVIKACLGLYHETAAADFSAAPGDEMTIRTEVINRSPAIVVLDKVSIDPIGLDSVFNKPLANNQGLIWPRKVRLNKDMTYTSAYWLSDPGTPGMYAVKDQQMRGKPETQRAFKARYHYKIAGVPIVYETDIVYRDADPAKGEIYRPFEIIPPVFTKVAEKVLVFADNDAKPVSVQVKAGKGNISGTLKLGVPTGWKVEPAEANFSIAKKGDEKSIKFMVTPPSGASEGKIFPVATIDGQNYSKEMLEIKYDHIPAQTVLLNAEAKVAHIELKKAGQLLGYVAGAGDDIPASLQQIGYKVDMLSEKDLTPENLAKYDAVIMGIRAYNTIDALAYRQTNLMEYTRKGGTLIVQYNTNFEYKVEAKELAPFALNVSRDRVTDENAEVRFLKPEHKLLNQPNKITAQDFSGWVQERGLYFPNDWDKANFEAILSANDPGEPARDGGLLVAKYGSGYYIYTGYSWFRQLPAGVPGAYRIFANMISIGK from the coding sequence ATGCAGCGTCGGAGCATTTATTTTTTACTGTTTGTTTTGATCCTTCCTTTTACGACAGTTCGTGCTCAAGCACCTAAACGTTATACTTCCGGGGAAATTTACGAAGCCATCAAGAAGCTGAATTTTTTAGGTTCGGCCTTGTACATTGCGGCGCACCCCGATGATGAAAATACCCTGTTTATCTCTTACCTCGCCAATGAGCGTAAGGCCAATGTGGCTTACCTTTCGCTCACGCGCGGCGATGGAGGACAGAACCTGATTGGTCCGGAGATCCGTGAGCTTTTAGGTTTGTTGCGTACCCAAGAACTGCTGGCCGCCCGGCGTATTGACGGCGGCAAACAGCTATTCACCCGTGCCAACGATTTTGGTTTTTCCAAAAACCCCGCCGAAACCTTCCAAACCTGGGACCGCAACGATGTTTTGGGCGACGTCGTATGGGCCATCCGACAATGGCAACCCGATGTGATTGTCAATCGTTTTGACCACCGCACAGCGGGTACTACGCACGGTCACCACACAGCTTCAGCGGTTCTTTCGGTGGAAGCTTTTGATTTGGCCAACAACCCCCAGGCTTATCCCGAGCAATTGGCTTACGTCAAGCCCTGGCAACCGCGCCGTACCTTCTTCAACATCTCCTGGTTTTTCTTTGGCAGCCGCGCCGCTTTTGAAAAAGCCGATAAATCCAAATTGTTCAGTGTAGAAGCTGGAGGATACTTCCCGAATCTGGGCAAATCCAATACCGAGATTGCTGCCGAAAGCCGCAGTTCGCACCGTTGCCAGGGATTTGGCTCTATGGGTACCCGGGGTACCAGCCAGGAGTACTTCGAATTCATCAAAGGCGACGAACCCAAAAGTAAAACCGACCTGTTTGAAGGCATCAATACCACCTGGACCCGTGTACCGGGCGGTGCACCGATTGGGGTCATCCTGGCGGCGGTAAAAGCTAAATTCCGTTTTGACAATCCAGTAGCCAGTGTGCCCGAACTAGTCAAAGCCTACCAATTGATCGACAAACTGCCCGACGGCTATTGGAAAAGGGTGAAATTGGTGGAAATCAAAGACGTGATCAAAGCCTGTTTGGGCCTTTACCACGAAACGGCTGCTGCCGATTTTTCTGCCGCTCCCGGCGACGAAATGACCATCCGTACCGAGGTCATCAACCGCAGCCCGGCCATTGTGGTATTGGACAAAGTAAGCATCGACCCGATTGGACTGGATAGCGTATTCAACAAGCCCCTGGCCAACAACCAGGGACTGATCTGGCCGCGCAAAGTGCGCCTGAACAAAGACATGACCTATACCAGTGCCTACTGGCTCAGCGATCCGGGTACACCAGGCATGTACGCCGTGAAGGACCAACAAATGCGGGGTAAACCCGAAACGCAACGCGCCTTCAAGGCCCGTTACCACTATAAAATTGCGGGTGTTCCGATCGTCTACGAAACGGACATCGTTTACAGAGATGCGGATCCTGCTAAAGGGGAAATTTACCGGCCTTTCGAAATCATTCCGCCCGTATTTACCAAAGTGGCTGAAAAAGTATTGGTGTTCGCTGACAACGATGCCAAACCAGTTAGTGTACAAGTAAAAGCCGGGAAAGGCAACATTAGCGGAACCCTCAAATTGGGCGTACCCACTGGCTGGAAAGTGGAACCCGCCGAGGCGAATTTTAGCATTGCCAAAAAAGGGGATGAAAAGAGCATCAAATTTATGGTCACGCCTCCATCAGGGGCCAGCGAAGGTAAAATTTTCCCGGTAGCGACCATTGATGGGCAGAATTACAGCAAGGAAATGCTCGAAATCAAGTACGACCATATTCCGGCTCAAACCGTATTGCTCAACGCCGAAGCCAAAGTGGCGCACATCGAGTTGAAAAAAGCGGGGCAACTGTTGGGGTACGTTGCGGGTGCGGGAGACGACATTCCGGCCAGCTTGCAACAGATCGGCTATAAAGTTGACATGCTGAGTGAAAAAGACCTCACCCCGGAAAACCTCGCCAAATATGACGCGGTCATCATGGGGATTCGCGCTTACAATACCATTGACGCTTTAGCCTATCGGCAAACCAATTTGATGGAGTACACCCGTAAAGGAGGCACTTTGATTGTGCAGTACAACACCAACTTTGAATACAAAGTCGAAGCCAAAGAACTTGCCCCTTTTGCCTTGAATGTTTCCCGCGATCGGGTAACGGATGAAAACGCCGAAGTACGTTTCCTCAAACCCGAACACAAGTTGCTGAATCAACCCAATAAAATTACGGCTCAGGATTTCAGCGGCTGGGTGCAAGAACGTGGCTTGTATTTCCCCAACGATTGGGACAAAGCCAACTTCGAAGCCATCCTTTCGGCCAATGACCCCGGTGAACCGGCTCGCGATGGCGGTTTGCTGGTGGCCAAATACGGCTCTGGTTACTACATTTATACAGGTTACTCCTGGTTCCGCCAACTGCCTGCGGGTGTGCCGGGCGCTTACCGGATTTTTGCGAATATGATTTCAATTGGAAAATAA
- a CDS encoding nucleotidyltransferase family protein translates to MYLNDQQIQTIRHYFQDKPVLKAYLFGSFVRGEAEEKSDLDILVELDYTQPVGLEFVGMKLDLEDLLGREVDLVSSRGLSEFIGPAIHQEKTLIYAR, encoded by the coding sequence ATGTACCTCAACGACCAACAAATTCAAACCATCCGCCACTATTTTCAAGACAAGCCTGTCTTGAAAGCTTATCTATTTGGTTCGTTTGTACGGGGGGAAGCGGAAGAAAAAAGTGATTTGGATATTTTAGTCGAACTCGACTACACGCAACCTGTCGGCCTTGAATTTGTCGGCATGAAATTAGACCTTGAGGATTTATTGGGCCGTGAAGTGGATTTGGTCTCGTCGAGAGGGCTTTCGGAATTTATTGGCCCAGCAATTCATCAAGAAAAAACGTTGATTTATGCCCGATAG
- a CDS encoding P1 family peptidase, giving the protein MSHSQTPARDLGIHIGVIPTGKHNAITDVGNVQVGQVTVREGQNIRTGVTVIVPDTGNLFQHKIPAAIYVGNGFGKLAGSTQVQELGNLETPIALTNTLNVSTAMDALIEYTLNQPGNEKAQSVNALVGETNDGYLNDIRGRHVNKAHVLQAIKNAKSGPVEEGCVGAGTGTVCFGFKGGIGTASRKFPAELGGYTVGVLVQSNFGGVLEINGAPVGQELKQYYLSEYFKDKADGSCMIVVATDAPLDSRNLERLAKRAMLGLGKTGGIASNGSGDYVIAFSTATELRVKHETKDLTQTLTVLRNDAMSGLFMAAIEATEEAILNSLFQATTTEGKDGHKIEALPLDKVLPILKKYNKKVKNEK; this is encoded by the coding sequence ATGTCCCATTCCCAAACCCCTGCCCGCGACCTCGGCATCCACATTGGCGTCATTCCCACGGGCAAACACAACGCCATCACCGACGTAGGCAACGTACAAGTCGGCCAAGTCACCGTGCGTGAAGGACAAAACATCCGCACCGGCGTCACCGTGATTGTGCCGGATACGGGTAATCTTTTTCAACATAAAATTCCGGCTGCCATCTACGTTGGCAATGGTTTTGGAAAACTGGCGGGCAGTACCCAGGTTCAAGAGCTAGGCAACCTCGAAACGCCCATTGCCTTGACCAATACCCTCAACGTATCGACCGCCATGGATGCGCTCATTGAATACACGCTGAACCAGCCCGGTAACGAAAAAGCCCAATCGGTCAATGCCCTGGTGGGCGAAACCAACGACGGCTACCTCAACGACATTCGCGGGCGACATGTCAACAAAGCGCACGTACTACAAGCCATCAAAAATGCCAAATCTGGCCCAGTGGAAGAAGGTTGTGTGGGCGCAGGAACGGGAACCGTATGCTTTGGTTTTAAAGGGGGCATCGGTACAGCATCGCGCAAATTTCCTGCTGAACTGGGTGGATATACCGTTGGCGTACTCGTACAAAGCAATTTTGGTGGCGTGCTTGAAATCAATGGCGCACCGGTAGGCCAGGAATTGAAACAATACTACCTCAGCGAATACTTCAAAGACAAAGCCGATGGCTCTTGCATGATCGTGGTAGCAACGGACGCGCCCCTGGACAGCCGCAATCTGGAGCGCCTGGCCAAACGAGCGATGCTCGGCTTGGGCAAAACCGGGGGCATCGCCTCCAACGGCAGCGGCGATTATGTCATCGCATTCAGCACTGCAACAGAATTACGGGTCAAACATGAAACCAAAGATTTGACCCAAACCCTGACGGTACTACGCAACGACGCCATGTCGGGCTTATTCATGGCCGCCATTGAAGCAACCGAAGAGGCGATCCTCAATTCGCTGTTTCAAGCCACTACTACGGAAGGTAAGGATGGGCATAAAATTGAGGCTTTGCCTTTGGATAAGGTGCTGCCGATTTTAAAAAAATACAATAAAAAAGTGAAAAACGAAAAGTGA